A stretch of DNA from Methanolinea mesophila:
GACCGGGATTTCTCCCTTCCGGGGGTCGTCCCGTCCGAATACCGCGACATCCGCGACCTTCGGGTGCTGGAGGATCACGTTCTCCACCTCCGTGGGATAGACCTTCCACCCCGACATGATGATCATGTCCTTCTTCCGGTCGGTGATAAACAGCACTCCCCCGGGGTCAAGGTAGCCGATATCGCCGGTGAGGAACCAGCCGTCGGGCCGGAAGTGTTCCGCGCTTGCCTCCGGGAGGTTCCAGTAGCCGAGCGCCACCGCCGGCCCGCGGAGGGCGATCTCTCCGGGTTCGCCTGAGGAGAGCATGCACCCCGGGTCATCCGGGTCGACAATCCTGACCTCCGAGTAGCCTACAGGGCACCCTACGCTCTGGTAATTCCGGGTGAGTTCCGGATGATCCGGGATGGTCGCGGTCCCCGTTCCCACCACGATGGTCTCAGAGAGCCCATAGGAATTCGCGATCGGGATCCCGTATCGCAGGTCGAACTTCTCCCAGATAACGGGCAGGAGCTGCCCTCCGCCGCTGATGATTACCCGCACGGTGCGCAGGCTGTCCTCGGTTCCCTGCGGCGCTCCGGCGAGGGTATGGATCACCGGCGGCATTGCCGCGAGCACGGTTACGCAAAAGTCCCTGCAGATGTCCAGATACTCCTGCTCCGAGAAACGCTCCATGATCAGGTAGGTCCCTCCGGCGCGGAGCGCCGCGATCCCCCAGCTCACCCCCACGTGGCCCATGGGATAGATCCCGAGGTAGACATCCCCGGCACGGAGGGAGAGGACCTCCCGCTCGGCATCCAGGGCGGCCATCCAGTTCCCGTGGGTGAGGACCGCCCCTTTCGGCCGGCCGGTGGTCCCGGCGGTATACTGGAGCTGGCAGGGGTGATCGAACCCGCAGTGTTCCGCAGGCAGTTCCGGTGACGCCGTGAGAAGCACTTCGTCCCAGGATTCGCCGAATCTTCCTTCCCCGACCCGGATCACCACATCGACACCGGGGACTCCCTTCACCGCGTCTTCCGCGATAACCGCCGCAGATCCTCCTGCACAGATAAGGCCACGTGCCCCGGAGTCCCTGAGCACGTGGGCCAGTTCGTCGGCCTTGTACACGATGTTGGCCGGGACGGCGACCGCCCCTATCCGCCACAATGCGAAGTAGCAGACGAGGTAGCGGGGAGAGCTGTCGAGATAGATGCAGACCCGGTCTCCCTTCGCTATTCCCCGTGATTTCAGGCCGTTCCCCAGTCGGCATGCCTGTTCGAGCAGTTCCGCATAGGTAAGGGATTCCCCGGTGTGTGGCACCCTGAGCGCGACGAGGGCCGGGTCGCAAGCGTGCTGATCAAGGAACGTGGTCACGTTGGGCATGGGTTCACTCCGGGAAATGCTCTCACAGGAATATACACTGATGTATAATTGTGTCCATTTTATCACTTAATCCTGCCTGTTTCTGGCGGCGGAAAACGGCTTCGCCGTTTTCGTGATGACGTTGAATCAGGACACTCCCGGGGCTCCGCCTCGCCGCTGTGGCGCCCCTGGACGGGATATTACCGGGTCGTCGTTATGCAGAATATTTCCAGGAATCTCGACAGGAAAGGTTCCTGATCCGCCGCGGGGCGCCCTTCGGGGCGGCGGCGTCTATCCCGTTTGAAGAAAACTCGAACTGACTGGTGAGATTATGCGTTCTTCCCTAAAAGATGGAAAAATGTGAAATTTGGATAAAAACCGCGGATGCGGTTTTCCGCCGGAAATTACTGGTATTCGGGTGGCTGCACTTCTTTCGGCAGGCCACCCTTGAAGTGCTGCCGGATACGGCCGTATGATTCACGGAGCCGCTCGTTCATGGTGGGGTGCACCTTGTCCAGGCTCTGCTCGAAGTGTTTGAGCGTGACGTTCTCCGCACCTTCCCGCATGGCGAATATCCCCGCCTCCCTGCAGAGCGACTCGATGTCAGAGCCGACGTAGCCTTCCGACCGGGCCGCGATGGCGGAGATCAGATTGTCCCTCGGTTCGTCCTTCAGGACGAGGCGGTGCTGGACGAGCACGTCC
This window harbors:
- a CDS encoding class I adenylate-forming enzyme family protein — protein: MPNVTTFLDQHACDPALVALRVPHTGESLTYAELLEQACRLGNGLKSRGIAKGDRVCIYLDSSPRYLVCYFALWRIGAVAVPANIVYKADELAHVLRDSGARGLICAGGSAAVIAEDAVKGVPGVDVVIRVGEGRFGESWDEVLLTASPELPAEHCGFDHPCQLQYTAGTTGRPKGAVLTHGNWMAALDAEREVLSLRAGDVYLGIYPMGHVGVSWGIAALRAGGTYLIMERFSEQEYLDICRDFCVTVLAAMPPVIHTLAGAPQGTEDSLRTVRVIISGGGQLLPVIWEKFDLRYGIPIANSYGLSETIVVGTGTATIPDHPELTRNYQSVGCPVGYSEVRIVDPDDPGCMLSSGEPGEIALRGPAVALGYWNLPEASAEHFRPDGWFLTGDIGYLDPGGVLFITDRKKDMIIMSGWKVYPTEVENVILQHPKVADVAVFGRDDPRKGEIPVAAVVLVAGETLTAEELEEFCRARMAGYKIPREMIVLPSLPRAHGWKLLRRSLREQFG